Proteins from one Aspergillus nidulans FGSC A4 chromosome VIII genomic window:
- a CDS encoding FMN adenylyltransferase (transcript_id=CADANIAT00002083) translates to MSTVDPQPQPQPQPHRPLPTSHIPRSIPSQHASSLTSVITACHTLISLFLSESHEPNSLLARVQHQTRISLQIISDALTQYALDEIALSYNGGKDCLVLLILFLAALHTKLPIDEAKRPLIPAMYVAEADPFTEMEEFVNWSKQIYHLDLARYTKNANTTLKSGFEDYLNRNPSVKAIFVGMRRTDPHGANLTWFDRTDSGWPDFMRIHPVIDWRYAEIWAFLRHLRLEYCSLYDQGYTSLGGLSNTHQNPSLWDPVKEEYRPAYELTDDSLERSGRS, encoded by the coding sequence ATGTCCACCGTAGaccctcaaccacaaccccAACCCCAACCGCATCGACCACTACCTACTTCCCACATCCCACGATCAATACCTTCGCAGCACGCGTCCTCCCTCACATCCGTCATAACCGCCTGCCACACCCTCATCAGCCTATTTCTCAGCGAGAGTCACGAACCTAATTCCCTCCTCGCGCGCGTGCAGCATCAAACCCGCATCTCACTACAAATAATCTCCGACGCCCTAACGCAATACGCTCTCGACGAGATTGCGCTCTCCTATAATGGTGGGAAAGACTGTCTCGTGCTCCTAATCCTCTTTCTCGCAGCACTGCACACAAAACTCCCgatcgacgaggccaaaAGGCCCTTGATCCCCGCTATGTAcgttgctgaagcagatcCATTCACCGAAATGGAAGAGTTCGTGAACTGGTCAAAGCAGATTTACCACCTTGATTTGGCGCGATATACAAAGAATGCGAACACGACGCTCAAGTCCGGGTTTGAAGATTATCTAAACAGAAATCCGTCCGTCAAGGCGATCTTTGTGGGCATGAGGAGGACGGATCCGCATGGGGCGAATTTGACATGGTTTGATAGGACGGATAGTGGGTGGCCGGACTTTATGCGCATTCACCCGGTTATTGATTGGCGGTATGCGGAGATTTGGGCGTTTCTGCGTCATCTACGATTGGAGTACTGTTCGCTGTATGATCAGGGCTATACGAGTCTAGGGGGGCTGTCGAATACGCATCAGAATCCGAGTCTGTGGGACCCCGTGAAGGAGGAATATCGACCCGCGTACGAGTTGACGGACGACTCACTGGAGCGTTCAGGTCGCAGTTGA
- a CDS encoding J domain-containing protein (transcript_id=CADANIAT00002084) yields MSDEQDALEALEREASDFTKDAEIDRIRKAFVLDAYAVLDLQPGVTEKDIKLQYRKKSLLIHPDKTKNPGAPDAFDRLKKAQSALMDEKQRNYLDECIADARRLLIREHKYTLDSPELKTEEFKKEWRQKTVQVLLEEEARRRRQAKAKLQEEGRERRKEEQEIEERKRKREQQQAWEDTREQRIGSWRDWQKGQKKDGEKKKKKMKVLG; encoded by the exons ATGTCCGACGAACAAGATGCGCTAGAGGCCCTGGAGCGAGAGGCCTCCGATTTCACCAAG GATGCTGAAATTGACCGCATTCGAAAAGCATTTGTTCTGGATGC CTACGCCGTCCTCGATCTACAACCCGGAGTAACAGAAAAGGATATTAAACTCCAATACCGAAAGAAATCACTACTCATCCACCCGGATAAGACGAAAAACCCCGGCGCCCCAGATGCCTTCGATCGCCTAAAGAAAGCGCAATCGGCGCTCATGGACGAGAAACAACGCAACTACCTAGACGAATGCATCGCGGATGCGCGGCGACTCCTTATTCGCGAGCACAAATATACACTGGACTCACCGGAATTAAAGACAGAAGAATTCAAGAAGGAGTGGCGGCAAAAGACTGTTCAGGtgttgctggaggaggaagcgcgGAGACGAAGACAGGCCAAGGCGAAGCTACAAGAAGAGGGACGAGAGAGGCgaaaggaagagcaggaaatTGAGGAGCGAAAACGGAAACGggaacagcagcaggcctGGGAGGATACTCGCGAACAGCGTATTGGGAGCTGGCGCGATTGGCAGAAGGGGCAAAAGAAAGatggtgagaagaagaagaaaaagatgaAGGTATTAGGGTGA
- the dbp4 gene encoding RNA-dependent ATPase HCA4 (transcript_id=CADANIAT00002085), with product MAPSNGHRNGKHAKSSNKSGNLKRKRVQEDLSSLIKRVEDLDLKAKYESFSDLPISEPTLSGLTSSHFKTLTDIQSRAISHALKGRDVLGAAKTGSGKTLAFLVPILENLYRKQWSDHDGLGALIISPTRELAIQIFEVLRKIGRYHTFSAGLVIGGKSLKEEQERLGRMNILVCTPGRMLQHLDQTAFFETYNLQMLVLDEADRIMDMGFQKTVDAIIGHLPPERQTLLFSATQTKKVSDLARLSLQDPEYVAVHEAASSATPSKLQQHYVVTPLPQKLDTLWSFIRSNLKSKTIVFMSSGKQVRFVYESFRHMQPGIPLLHLHGRQKQGGRLDITTRFSQAQHAVLFSTDVAARGLDFPAVDWVIQLDCPEDADTYIHRVGRTARYERDGRAVLFLDPSEEKGMLRRLEQKRVTVERINVRANKQQSIKNQLQNMCFKDPELKYLGQKAFISYVKSVYIQKDKETFNLKELKLDDFAASLGLPGAPRIKFIKGDDTKERKNASRATAYLTSGDEESDEEGGKKKQPKEKEVRTKYDRMFERRNQDVLAEHYSKLINDDGTIADSKNTEEADEDEDFLSVKRRFDAGDDALHAEDSSASDSDASDSEAEDHTEKKDPKVVKISDKDTLVIDSKRREKLLKSKKKLLKFKGKGTKLVYDDEGNAHELYEMEDEEAFKARGDAKEQQARFLAEEAARTQRADMEDKEIAKQKRREKKEKRKARERELLAEEEREERVAQLVPFDEDEDMGDAGGYSQSSDGEEEAPRPSKRAKVEEPKAVPWYKKEAGKKNDAGEKQIQTLEDLESLATGLLG from the coding sequence ATGGCACCTTCAAATGGGCACAGAAATGGAAAGCATGCGAAGTCGTCCAACAAGTCTGGAAACTTGAAGCGGAAGCGGGTCCAAGAGGACTTATCATCGCTCATCAAGCGAGTCGAAGATCTCGATCTCAAAGCAAAATACGAATCGTTCTCCGATTTGCCCATTTCAGAACCGACTCTGTCCGGCCTTACATCGTCACACTTCAAGACGCTCACCGACATACAGTCTCGAGCGATCAGTCATGCGCTCAAAGGCCGAGATGTTTTGGGCGCCGCAAAGACCGGAAGTGGAAAGACATTGGCTTTTTTGGTCCCCATATTAGAGAACCTGTACCGAAAGCAGTGGTCTGACCACGATGGCTTAGGAGCCCTTATTATCTCGCCGACGCGCGAGCTGGCGATTCAGATTTTCGAGGTGCTGCGGAAGATTGGGCGGTATCATACGTTTTCTGCTGGATTGGTTATTGGGGGGAAGAGTCTGAAGGAGGAACAGGAGAGATTGGGGCGGATGAATATTCTTGTTTGTACGCCGGGTCGGATGTTGCAGCACCTGGACCAGACGGCTTTCTTCGAGACGTATAATCTGCAGATGCTGGTATTAGACGAAGCAGATCGGATTATGGACATGGGTTTCCAAAAGACAGTCGATGCGATCATTGGACATTTACCACCCGAGCGCCAAACGCTTTTGTTCAGCGCGACACAGACAAAGAAGGTCTCTGACCTGGCTCGACTCAGTCTTCAGGACCCTGAGTATGTGGCTGTCCATGAGGCTGCGTCTTCTGCGACGCCGTcgaagcttcagcagcattaTGTCGTGACTCCACTTCCGCAAAAGCTCGATACGCTGTGGAGTTTTATCCGCAGTAACCTGAAATCAAAGACGATCGTATTCATGTCATCAGGGAAACAGGTCCGGTTTGTTTACGAATCCTTCCGGCACATGCAGCCCGGTATTCCTCTACTACATCTTCACGGTCGTCAAAAACAGGGCGGACGGCTCGATATCACAACACGATTCTCACAAGCCCAGCACGCAGTGCTATTTTCCACTGATGTTGCCGCTCGAGGTTTGGATTTCCCCGCTGTGGATTGGGTCATTCAACTCGATTGCCCTGAAGACGCAGATACATATATTCACCGTGTCGGACGAACAGCGCGGTACGAACGCGATGGCCGTGCAGTGTTATTCCTGGATCCTAGCGAAGAGAAAGGTATGCTCCGACGTCTCGAGCAGAAGAGAGTTACGGTGGAGCGAATCAACGTGAGAGCGAACAAGCAGCAGAGTATCAAAAATCAGTTGCAGAATATGTGTTTCAAAGATCCTGAGCTCAAGTATCTCGGGCAGAAAGCTTTCATTTCCTACGTCAAGTCCGTCTACATCCAGAAAGACAAGGAGACATTCAACCTGAAGGAACTTAAGCTGGACGATTTTGCAGCAAGCCTAGGACTTCCTGGAGCACCTCGAATCAAATTCATCAAAGGTGACGACACAAAGGAACGGAAGAACGCGTCTCGGGCTACAGCTTATCTAACCAGCGGTGACGAGGAATCCGACGAGGAaggtggaaagaaaaagcagcccaaggaaaaggaagtgCGAACCAAGTACGACCGCATGTTTGAGCGACGAAACCAGGATGTGCTGGCAGAGCACTACTCGAAGCTTATTAACGACGACGGCACGATTGCCGACAGCAAGAACACCGAGGAggcagacgaagacgaggacttCTTGTCCGTCAAACGCCGCTTCGACGCTGGAGACGACGCTCTTCACGCTGAAGACAGTTCTGCATCCGACTCAGACGCTTCTGACTCCGAGGCTGAAGATCACacagagaagaaagatcCTAAGGTCGTCAAAATCAGCGACAAAGACACGCTGGTTATCGACTCGAAACGGCGTGAGAAACTCCTCAAATCCAAGAAGAAACTTCTCAAATTCAAGGGTAAGGGAACGAAATTGGTCTATGACGACGAAGGAAACGCACACGAGCTCTACGAgatggaagacgaagaagcattCAAAGCCCGCGGTGATGCAAAGGAACAGCAGGCACGGTTCTTGGCTGAGGAGGCGGCACGCACCCAGCGCGCGGATATGGAGGATAAGGAGATTGCTAAGCAGAAGAGGcgcgagaagaaggagaagcggaAAGCGAGGGAGCGCGAGCTcttggctgaggaggagcgtgAAGAGCGCGTCGCTCAGCTTGTTCCGtttgacgaggacgaggacatggGTGATGCAGGCGGGTACTCGCAGTCTtcggatggagaagaggaggcgcCGCGACCGAGCAAGAGAGCAAAGGTGGAAGAGCCCAAGGCAGTGCCTTGGTACAAGAAAGAGGCCGGAAAAAAGAATGATGCCGGAGAGAAGCAAATCCAGACattggaggatctggagtcGTTGGCTACGGGGCTGCTTGGGTAA
- a CDS encoding Rcat domain-containing protein (transcript_id=CADANIAT00002086) yields MHSTPTRTSSGASSATLDNFTNLGPNNRSLYATTFKEQRRQDKMHEAQKTAARKRQEKEAARVREKRALEQAQAEAAQGQGEEDDEPIEEEVKDDFKEKIEMLKRRMREVELSMKKVEETTKRCPGCQWPIEKNDGCDHMTCKHKMQSRVLLDLPGWLEFAHPQVQTALLVQLC; encoded by the exons ATGCACTCAACGCCGACAAGAACTTCATCTGGTGCCTCGAGTGCGACTTTGGACAACTTCACAAACTTGGGGCCGAACAACCGCTCGTTATATGCTACAACT TTTAAAGAGCAGAGACGGCAGGATAAGATGCATGAAGCGCAGAAGACGGCTGCGCGGAAGAGAcaggagaaggaagctgcgCGAGTGCGTGAGAAGAGGGCCCTGGAACAGGCGCAGGCCGAGGCAGCACAAGGAcaaggggaagaggatgatgagccaattgaggaagaggtcaAAGACGACTTCAAGGAGAAAATtgagatgttgaagaggaggatgagagaaGTCGAGCTGTCGATGAAAAAGGTCGAGGAGACAACCAAGCGCTGCCCGGGGTGCCAATGGCCAATTGAGAAGAATGACGGATGTGACCATATGACCTGTAA GCATAAAATGCAGAGCCGAGTTCTGCTGGATCTGCCTGGGTGGTTGGAGTTCGCACACCCGCAGGTGCAGACGGCCCTTTTAGTGCAACTTTGCTGA
- a CDS encoding uncharacterized protein (transcript_id=CADANIAT00002087), with protein MADSTAAMATSTLKKKHASISLHQENMNVDRMERVKEEPHLSTTITKQSAISMSTKTSRTGVYETEEPRSNALDKNSDTRMATIESLLAENDVLQTQITQLKTALHDAQNHIFSLQPHIQTLPNADAITLFQSLVSSVENWVDNYLADSLEEKEVAADALNINDIRNLMNLIPPEGMAAFNTANTDVDIIQAVILKFLVESIFNQEFSTPLPRPEMEFVMEVERAMRGLKPKREINWLMSDIRTIRHWHIETYTAASTRPGFDKFAHDRMWNLTVHMINMLRAFAPRTDPNTLAKSFLKTVAKPACDLARRFHLCFDEYSLEWSENHDNESLVEDPAGAFQRVINEGRFGEYDFVRVGEERKWLRDMPTSLSSGNGEREGKDGDGNETKVTVRWLFDIAPKLVFRKLKVDSWGEKKVLVKPRVLVRVSEQKRTGPTKKVVKKAERVEYKTVLGAVQGWLTGKEHLIEKERKDKERAGRQLAGLLGGIL; from the exons ATGGCTGATTCCACTGCTGCTATGGCGACTTCaacgctgaagaagaagcatgccTCTATTTCTCTACACCAAGAGAATATGAATGTGGATCGGATGGAAAGGGTGAAGGAAGA ACCACATCTAAGTACTACCATTACCAAGCAATCCGCGATATCGATGTCCACAAAGACATCCAGGACAGGAGTATATGAGACCGAAGAACCCAGGTCCAATGCTCTTGACAAGAATAGCGATACTCGGATGGCTACCATAGAATCCCTCCTGGCTGAGAATGATGTCCTCCAAACCCAGATCACGCAGCTAAAAACCGCCCTTCATGACGCCCAGAACCATATATTTAGTCTGCAACCACACATCCAAACCCTTCCAAATGCCGATGCGATCACATTATTCCAATCCCTCGTCTCCTCTGTCGAGAACTGGGTGGACAACTATCTCGCGGATAGTctcgaggagaaggaagtgGCCGCCGACGCGTTGAATATCAATGATATCCGAAATCTGATGAATTTAATCCCTCCAGAGGGAATGGCGGCGTTCAATACCGCGAATACAGACGTGGATATCATCCAGGCGGTGATATTGAAGTTTCTGGTTGAGAGTATCTTCAACCAAGAATTTTCCACGCCGCTCCCCAGGCCTGAGATGGAGTTTGTGATGGAGGTTGAGAGAGCAATGCGGGGTTTGAAGCCCAAACGAG AAATAAACTGGTTGATGTCAGATATCAGAACAATCCGCCACTGGCACATAGAAACGTACACGGCCGCCTCAACCCGCCCGGGCTTTGACAAATTCGCCCACGACAGGATGTGGAACTTGACTGTGCACATGATAAATATGCTCCGCGCGTTCGCCCCAAGAACAGATCCTAATACACTGGCCAAGAGCTTCCTAAAAACTGTCGCGAAACCCGCCTGCGACTTGGCCCGCAGGTTCCATCTCTGTTTTGACGAGTATAGTCTCGAGTGGTCAGAGAACCATGACAATGAGAGTTTGGTGGAGGATCCAGCTGGAGCATTCCAAAGGGTAATTAACGAAGGACGGTTTGGAGAGTATGATTTTGTTAGGgttggggaggagaggaagtggCTGAGGGATATGCCGACGTCATTATCTAGTGGTAATGGTGAACGTGAAGGTAAGGATGGGGATGGCAATGAGACCAAGGTAACGGTCAGGTGGCTCTTCGATATAGCGCCCAAGCTGGTCTTTCGGAAACTCAAGGTCGATTCGTGGGGTGAGAAAAAAGTGCTTGTTAAACCAAGGGTTCTGGTGCGGGTTAGTGAGCAGAAGAGGACAGGACCAACGAAAAAGgtggtgaagaaggctgaaAGGGTTGAGTACAAGACTGTCTTAGGGGCTGTGCAAGGGTGGCTGACGGGGAAGGAGCATCttattgagaaggagaggaaggataAGGAAAGAGCAGGGAGACAGCTCGCGGGGCTCTTAGGAGGTATACTCTGA
- a CDS encoding Hsp70 family protein (transcript_id=CADANIAT00002088) produces MEDSFGAFNFDDRKLVIGIDFGTTFTGVAWAETRRPEHISVIEAWPSHIGAQEGISSVKVPTELRYTKTPKADGETVEWGFQIPGLVDRYQWFKLYNSLLFFPPTRGLDESNPLVSTKSWGDKTPEQLTEEYLSSIYKHIMYTLDQKLGSALLRTIPMEFSLTVPAIWTEAAKDKTLKAWKKASGGAKEQVISLVSEPEAAAIYAIHGLDPHGLHVGDSFILCDAGGGTVDLISYKIIALTPILQVEEVTTGTGGPCGSTFLNRRFADFLTRKLGREQGWDDEVLQEAVERFDSIVKKQYSPTIDGTSGYVIPVPGLSNNSALNVRRGKITISAEEMHFIFEPLILKVIKYVQDQISACGDTEVRAVLLVGGFGQNSYLKERLRDALKSVEVLQPPNAWTAVVRGAVMMGLAKTKALKTVDVVSRKARKHYGIELSRSFNVEKHDKSRKYWCSRHCEYRARVMAWFLTKGSTLEEDKPIPIKFYQDFRVSAGRPDMLSISVWVNAEDTSAPVHKNSDTKTLAKLKANLSTIPQVDLDWTIITREDGHAYYCLDGVIEATYSSAETTYVLSVMGKKYDTVNAEYAY; encoded by the exons ATGGAGGATTCATTCGGTGCCTTTAATTTCGACGACCGCAAGCTTGTCATTGGAATAGACTTTGGCACGACCTTCACTGGTGTCGCGTGGGCTGAAACTAGACGG CCCGAACACATCTCAGTCATAGAAGCATGGCCCTCTCATATTGGCGCACAAGAAGGTATCAGTAGTGTGAAGGTACCAACAGAACTGCGCTACACGAAGACTCCTAAGGCCGATGGCGAGACTGTGGAATGGGGATTCCAGATCCCTGGTCTGGTGGATAGATATCAGTGGTTTAAGCTGTACAATTCCCTTCTATTCTTTCCTCCCACCCG AGGCCTCGACGAGAGCAACCCTCTTGTCTCGACGAAATCTTGGGGCGACAAGACCCCCGAACAACTGACGGAAGAATACCTTTCATCAATCTACAAGCACATCATGTACACCCTGGACCAGAAGCTCGGTTCTGCACTATTGAGAACTATACCTATGGAGTTCTCGCTCACTGTTCCTGCAATCTGGACAGAAGCCGCAAAGGATAAGACGCTTAAGGCATGGAAAAAGGCATCCGGCGGTGCAAAGGAGCAAGTTATCTCACTTGTTTCAGAGCCA GAAGCAGCGGCAATCTATGCAATCCACGGCCTGGACCCGCACGGTCTCCATGTTGGAGATAGCTTCATCCTCTGCGATGCCGGCGGTGGCACGGTTGATCTGATCTCGTATAAAATCATAGCGCTCACTCCAATCCTGCAGGTTGAAGAGGTTACGACGGGAACTGGAGGTCCCTGTGGCTCGACTTTCCTCAATCGCCGGTTTGCGGATTTTCTGACTCGTAAACTCGGGAGGGAGCAAGGTTGGGACGATGAGGTGTTGCAGGAAGCTGTGGAACGGTTTGACTCTATT gtgaagaagcaataCTCCCCAACTATAGACGGCACCTCCGGCTACGTGATCCCCGTCCCCGGCCTCTCGAATAATAGCGCTCTCAATGTCCGGCGCGGGAAGATCACCATCTCTGCGGAGGAAATGCACTTTATCTTCGAGCCGCTCATCCTCAAGGTCATTAAATACGTACAAGATCAGATCTCCGCGTGCGGTGACACCGAGGTCCGAGCTGTCCTTTTAGTCGGCGGGTTCGGGCAAAACAGTTACCTGAAAGAACGGCTTCGCGATGCCCTTAAAAGCGTGGAAGTCTTGCAGCCGCCGAATGCTTGGACAGCGGTCGTGAGGGGAGCTGTCATGATGGGGTTGGCCAAGACCAAGGCGCTCAAGACTGTGGATGTAGTCAGTCGGAAGGCGCGGAAGCATTATGGAATCGAGCTGAGCCGGTCGTTCAATGTTGAGAAGCATGACAAGAGCAGGAA GTACTGGTGCTCCCGACACTGTGAGTACCGCGCGCGCGTCATGGCTTGGTTTCTGACCAAGGGCTCGACCCTCGAGGAGGACAAGCCAATCCCCATTAAGTTCTACCAGGATTTCCGCGTTTCCGCTGGCCGCCCGGACATGTTATCTATAAGTGTGTGGGTAAACGCAGAAGATACCAGCGCACCAGTGCACAAGAACAGTGATACCAAGACACTGGCGAAGCTTAAGGCGAACCTATCTACTATCCCGCAGGTGGACCTTGACTGGACGATCATCACGCGCGAAGACGGCCATGCATACTATTGTCTTGATGGGGTGATTGAGGCTACCTACTCGAGTGCGGAGACGACGTATGTCCTCTCTGTGATGGGAAAGAAATACGATACTGTGAATGCCGAGTATGCTTATTAG